One Cryptomeria japonica chromosome 9, Sugi_1.0, whole genome shotgun sequence genomic window carries:
- the LOC131077061 gene encoding putative leucine-rich repeat receptor-like protein kinase At2g19210 isoform X2, which produces MDGAILKTVTFNLLLALSICSVLHAQPEFISLDCGAVGRSNDARGIGWTSDEQYINSGEKRSILTDQSEVDQPFKTLRCFSQGKRNCYNLPAVRGRKYLIRACFLYGNYDGRESQPQFELLVDANLWATVVINNSTKTFCNGINAMARGPSINVCLARSTDDVPFISTLEFRLLMPAMYEVVGQYLSLMGREHMDYGKLSESPIIRYPDDEFDRLWVMGEIYDTDYRNTTNSIPSIPSTEEFRIPSAVLETALVSSNKSVGNIRWNWNVPEIDSYLDSIFVKYGPINADSLENVQFSLDPTNRSSVGAIINALDIYQYRRLPNNGTKSEDVNAIADIVRHFNLEKEWMGDPCLPQKYSWDWVDCNQDSSPRIIAVNLTDNDLNGSVPIGLSEQKQRGKLFLSVDGNEKLCQVGICKDGRKGKSSKTLFVWLIVAGIAILISFTAILIFIKIKSSRKIRKGKTETGHLNLDNFDGCRPFSFIEIRAMTSNFQREIGKGGYGSVYLGCLQDKDVAVKILSDKSHQDAIQFSTEVEILYKLHHKNLIKFMGYCEEEQNLVLVYEYMSNGDLRHFLDGQTSSRNYLGWERRLNIALDAAQGLEYLHVGCKPSIIHRDVKGSNILLNDQMEAKIADFGLSRMGPLDGATHVSTLVKGTIGYLDPEYYTTNRLTEKSDVYSFGVFLMEIISGKHPHFVDDSTSNSEHIQITNWVRASLLNDGIENIADPNLLENYDKDAMLKVANLAMVCTSPHSKNRPTMNEVVLELKEAHHYSNVEFHEIASSHSHPSLQSSHNVDSDVSLYSVGR; this is translated from the exons atggaCGGAGCAATTTTAAAGACAGTTACCTTCAATCTTTTGTTGGCTCTTTCAATCTGCAGCGTTCTGCATGCACAACCAG AATTCATCAGCCTGGACTGTGGCGCAGTAGGTCGATCTAATGATGCACGTGGCATTGGCTGGACCTCAGATGAACAATACATTAATTCAGGTGAAAAAAGAAGCATTTTGACTGATCAGTCAGAGGTGGACCAGCCATTTAAAACTCTTCGCTGTTTTTCTCAAGGCAAGCGAAATTGCTACAATTTACCTGCTGTGCGGGGAAGAAAATACTTAATCCGCGCGTGTTTCTTATATGGTAACTATGATGGCCGTGAGTCACAACCACAATTTGAATTGCTGGTTGACGCCAATTTATGGGCCACTGTTGTAATAAACAATAGTACCAAGACCTTTTGCAACGGAATAAACGCCATGGCAAGAGGTCCCTCCATTAATGTGTGTCTTGCTCGCAGTACGGATGATGTTCCTTTCATTTCAACCTTGGAATTTCGCCTGCTCATGCCGGCTATGTATGAGGTTGTAGGACAATATCTCTCTTTAATGGGCAGAGAACACATGGATTATGGAAAATTGTCAGAATCCCCTATTATAAG ATATCCAGATGATGAATTTGATAGGCTATGGGTCATGGGAGAAATATATGATACGGATTATAGGAACACCACAAATTCCATTCCTTCCATTCCTTCAACAGAGGAGTTCCGAATACCATCAGCTGTGTTAGAAACCGCCTTGGTGAGCAGCAACAAGAGCGTGGGAAATATTAGATGGAATTGGAATGTTCCAGAAATTG ATAGCTACCTCGATTCGATTTTCGTCAAGTATGGACCCATCAACGCTGATAGCTTGGAAAATGTCCAATTTTCTCTTGATCCTACCAATCGATCGAGCGTGGGTGCAATTATTAATGCCTTGGATATCTACCAATATAGGAGGCTACCCAACAATGGAACTAAAAGTGAAGATG TGAATGCCATTGCTGACATTGTGAGGCACTTCAATCTGGAGAAAGAGTGGATGGGTGATCCGTGTCTTCCACAGAAATATAGTTGGGATTGGGTGGATTGCAATCAAGACTCCTCACCAAGGATTATTGCAGT GAATTTGACAGACAATGACTTAAACGGATCAGTGCCAATTGGTCTGTCTGAACAAAAGCAACGTGGAAAACTTTTTTTGAG TGTTGATGGCAATGAAAAACTTTGCCAAGTAGGCATTTGCAAGGATGGCCGAAAAGGAAAGAGTAGCAAAACACTATTTGTTTGGTTAATAGTGGCAGGAATTGCAATACTTATATCCTTTACTGCAATATTAATctttataaaaattaaatcaaGCAGAAAAATTCGAAAAG GGAAAACTGAAACAGGACATTTAAATCTTGACAATTTTGATGGATGTCGACCATTCAGTTTCATAGAGATAAGAGCTATGACTAGCAACTTTcagagggagattggaaaaggaGGATATGGATCTGTTTATCTTGGTTGTCTTCAAGACAAGGATGTGGCCGTCAAAATCTTGTCTGATAAATCACATCAGGATGCCATACAGTTTTCCACAGAG GTAGAAATTCTCTACAAATTACACCATAAGAATCTCATAAAATTTATGGGTTACTGCGAAGAGGAACAAAATTTGGTTCTTGTATATGAATACATGTCCAATGGAGACCTGCGACATTTTCTTGATG GTCAAACTTCTTCAAGAAATTATCTAGGCTGGGAAAGAAGACTCAACATTGCATTAGATGCTGCTCAAG GATTGGAATATCTACATGTAGGATGCAAGCCAAGCATTATTCACAGAGATGTAAAGGGCTCCAATATTTTGTTGAATGACCAAATGGAAGCAAAAATAGCAGATTTTGGGTTGTCAAGGATGGGACCATTGGATGGAGCTACACACGTATCTACCCTTGTAAAGGGTACCATTGGATATCTAGATCCAGA ATATTATACTACAAATCGATTGACAGAAAAGAGTGATGTTTATAGCTTTGGAGTTTTTTTGATGGAGATTATTAGTGGAAAACATCCTCACTTTGTAGATGATTCAACATCTAACAGTGAACACATACAAATCACTAATTGG GTAAGGGCATCCCTATTAAATGATGGCATAGAGAACATTGCAGATCCTAATTTACTTGAAAATTATGATAAAGATGCAATGTTGAAAGTGGCAAATTTGGCAATGGTTTGTACTTCACCTCATTCTAAGAATAGGCCTACAATGAATGAGGTGGTGTTAGAGTTAAAGGAAGCACATCACTACTCAAATGTGGAATTCCATGAAATTGCATCCTCTCATTCTCATCCTTCTTTACAAAGCTCTCATAATGTGGACTCAGATGTGTCATTATATTCAGTTGGTAGATGA
- the LOC131077061 gene encoding probable LRR receptor-like serine/threonine-protein kinase At1g51810 isoform X1 — MDGAILKTVTFNLLLALSICSVLHAQPEFISLDCGAVGRSNDARGIGWTSDEQYINSGEKRSILTDQSEVDQPFKTLRCFSQGKRNCYNLPAVRGRKYLIRACFLYGNYDGRESQPQFELLVDANLWATVVINNSTKTFCNGINAMARGPSINVCLARSTDDVPFISTLEFRLLMPAMYEVVGQYLSLMGREHMDYGKLSESPIIRYPDDEFDRLWVMGEIYDTDYRNTTNSIPSIPSTEEFRIPSAVLETALVSSNKSVGNIRWNWNVPEIGEYYFVMCFAEVEQLDVNAIREFNISINGYSYQSTVTLDSYLDSIFVKYGPINADSLENVQFSLDPTNRSSVGAIINALDIYQYRRLPNNGTKSEDVNAIADIVRHFNLEKEWMGDPCLPQKYSWDWVDCNQDSSPRIIAVNLTDNDLNGSVPIGLSEQKQRGKLFLSVDGNEKLCQVGICKDGRKGKSSKTLFVWLIVAGIAILISFTAILIFIKIKSSRKIRKGKTETGHLNLDNFDGCRPFSFIEIRAMTSNFQREIGKGGYGSVYLGCLQDKDVAVKILSDKSHQDAIQFSTEVEILYKLHHKNLIKFMGYCEEEQNLVLVYEYMSNGDLRHFLDGQTSSRNYLGWERRLNIALDAAQGLEYLHVGCKPSIIHRDVKGSNILLNDQMEAKIADFGLSRMGPLDGATHVSTLVKGTIGYLDPEYYTTNRLTEKSDVYSFGVFLMEIISGKHPHFVDDSTSNSEHIQITNWVRASLLNDGIENIADPNLLENYDKDAMLKVANLAMVCTSPHSKNRPTMNEVVLELKEAHHYSNVEFHEIASSHSHPSLQSSHNVDSDVSLYSVGR, encoded by the exons atggaCGGAGCAATTTTAAAGACAGTTACCTTCAATCTTTTGTTGGCTCTTTCAATCTGCAGCGTTCTGCATGCACAACCAG AATTCATCAGCCTGGACTGTGGCGCAGTAGGTCGATCTAATGATGCACGTGGCATTGGCTGGACCTCAGATGAACAATACATTAATTCAGGTGAAAAAAGAAGCATTTTGACTGATCAGTCAGAGGTGGACCAGCCATTTAAAACTCTTCGCTGTTTTTCTCAAGGCAAGCGAAATTGCTACAATTTACCTGCTGTGCGGGGAAGAAAATACTTAATCCGCGCGTGTTTCTTATATGGTAACTATGATGGCCGTGAGTCACAACCACAATTTGAATTGCTGGTTGACGCCAATTTATGGGCCACTGTTGTAATAAACAATAGTACCAAGACCTTTTGCAACGGAATAAACGCCATGGCAAGAGGTCCCTCCATTAATGTGTGTCTTGCTCGCAGTACGGATGATGTTCCTTTCATTTCAACCTTGGAATTTCGCCTGCTCATGCCGGCTATGTATGAGGTTGTAGGACAATATCTCTCTTTAATGGGCAGAGAACACATGGATTATGGAAAATTGTCAGAATCCCCTATTATAAG ATATCCAGATGATGAATTTGATAGGCTATGGGTCATGGGAGAAATATATGATACGGATTATAGGAACACCACAAATTCCATTCCTTCCATTCCTTCAACAGAGGAGTTCCGAATACCATCAGCTGTGTTAGAAACCGCCTTGGTGAGCAGCAACAAGAGCGTGGGAAATATTAGATGGAATTGGAATGTTCCAGAAATTGGTGAATACTATTTTGTGATGTGCTTTGCTGAAGTAGAACAACTTGACGTTAATGCAATAAGGGAGTTCAATATAAGTATCAATGGATATTCATACCAGTCTACTGTTACATTAGATAGCTACCTCGATTCGATTTTCGTCAAGTATGGACCCATCAACGCTGATAGCTTGGAAAATGTCCAATTTTCTCTTGATCCTACCAATCGATCGAGCGTGGGTGCAATTATTAATGCCTTGGATATCTACCAATATAGGAGGCTACCCAACAATGGAACTAAAAGTGAAGATG TGAATGCCATTGCTGACATTGTGAGGCACTTCAATCTGGAGAAAGAGTGGATGGGTGATCCGTGTCTTCCACAGAAATATAGTTGGGATTGGGTGGATTGCAATCAAGACTCCTCACCAAGGATTATTGCAGT GAATTTGACAGACAATGACTTAAACGGATCAGTGCCAATTGGTCTGTCTGAACAAAAGCAACGTGGAAAACTTTTTTTGAG TGTTGATGGCAATGAAAAACTTTGCCAAGTAGGCATTTGCAAGGATGGCCGAAAAGGAAAGAGTAGCAAAACACTATTTGTTTGGTTAATAGTGGCAGGAATTGCAATACTTATATCCTTTACTGCAATATTAATctttataaaaattaaatcaaGCAGAAAAATTCGAAAAG GGAAAACTGAAACAGGACATTTAAATCTTGACAATTTTGATGGATGTCGACCATTCAGTTTCATAGAGATAAGAGCTATGACTAGCAACTTTcagagggagattggaaaaggaGGATATGGATCTGTTTATCTTGGTTGTCTTCAAGACAAGGATGTGGCCGTCAAAATCTTGTCTGATAAATCACATCAGGATGCCATACAGTTTTCCACAGAG GTAGAAATTCTCTACAAATTACACCATAAGAATCTCATAAAATTTATGGGTTACTGCGAAGAGGAACAAAATTTGGTTCTTGTATATGAATACATGTCCAATGGAGACCTGCGACATTTTCTTGATG GTCAAACTTCTTCAAGAAATTATCTAGGCTGGGAAAGAAGACTCAACATTGCATTAGATGCTGCTCAAG GATTGGAATATCTACATGTAGGATGCAAGCCAAGCATTATTCACAGAGATGTAAAGGGCTCCAATATTTTGTTGAATGACCAAATGGAAGCAAAAATAGCAGATTTTGGGTTGTCAAGGATGGGACCATTGGATGGAGCTACACACGTATCTACCCTTGTAAAGGGTACCATTGGATATCTAGATCCAGA ATATTATACTACAAATCGATTGACAGAAAAGAGTGATGTTTATAGCTTTGGAGTTTTTTTGATGGAGATTATTAGTGGAAAACATCCTCACTTTGTAGATGATTCAACATCTAACAGTGAACACATACAAATCACTAATTGG GTAAGGGCATCCCTATTAAATGATGGCATAGAGAACATTGCAGATCCTAATTTACTTGAAAATTATGATAAAGATGCAATGTTGAAAGTGGCAAATTTGGCAATGGTTTGTACTTCACCTCATTCTAAGAATAGGCCTACAATGAATGAGGTGGTGTTAGAGTTAAAGGAAGCACATCACTACTCAAATGTGGAATTCCATGAAATTGCATCCTCTCATTCTCATCCTTCTTTACAAAGCTCTCATAATGTGGACTCAGATGTGTCATTATATTCAGTTGGTAGATGA